One Opitutus sp. ER46 genomic region harbors:
- a CDS encoding succinate dehydrogenase/fumarate reductase iron-sulfur subunit — protein sequence MSVTLRVWRQAGPSAPGKFVEYKASDLNPNMSLLEMLDVVNDELERKGEDPIAFAHDCREGICGTCSLVIDGKPHGPHRGIASCQTYMRSFADGAVITIEPFRAKPFPVVKDLISDRSAFDKIQQAGGFISVRTGSACDANAIPIPKEAADMAMDAASCIGCGACVAACKNASAMLFVSAKVSQLGLLPQGQAERDRRVLNMVAKMDELGFGNCTNYFECSAACPKLISHDFIARMNRDYLAAKLRSTFAPKPAATSGGAA from the coding sequence ATTTCCGTCACCCTGCGGGTCTGGCGTCAGGCCGGGCCGAGCGCTCCGGGCAAGTTCGTCGAGTATAAGGCCAGCGACCTTAACCCGAACATGTCGCTGCTTGAGATGCTCGACGTGGTGAATGATGAACTTGAGCGCAAGGGCGAGGATCCGATCGCATTTGCCCACGACTGCCGCGAAGGCATCTGCGGCACGTGCTCGCTCGTCATTGATGGCAAGCCGCATGGCCCGCACCGTGGCATCGCGAGCTGCCAGACGTACATGCGCAGCTTCGCCGACGGCGCGGTCATCACGATCGAGCCGTTCCGCGCCAAGCCCTTCCCGGTTGTCAAGGACCTGATCTCCGATCGCTCGGCCTTCGACAAAATCCAGCAGGCGGGCGGCTTCATCAGCGTGCGCACCGGATCGGCCTGCGATGCCAACGCCATTCCGATTCCGAAGGAAGCTGCGGACATGGCGATGGACGCCGCGTCCTGCATCGGTTGCGGCGCCTGCGTCGCGGCCTGCAAGAACGCCAGCGCGATGCTCTTCGTCTCCGCCAAGGTTTCCCAGCTGGGTCTCCTCCCGCAGGGTCAGGCCGAGCGTGATCGTCGCGTGCTGAACATGGTGGCGAAGATGGATGAGCTTGGCTTCGGTAACTGCACCAACTACTTCGAGTGCAGCGCCGCCTGCCCGAAGCTCATCTCGCACGACTTTATCGCCCGCATGAATCGCGATTACCTCGCGGCCAAGCTGCGCAGCACGTTCGCCCCGAAGCCGGCGGCGACGAGCGGCGGCGCGGCCTGA
- a CDS encoding fumarate reductase/succinate dehydrogenase flavoprotein subunit: MATLDSKIPSGPLADKWTKHKANIKLVNPANKRKYEVIVVGAGLAGASAAATLAELGYRVKCIVFHDSPRRAHSIAAQGGINAAKNYQNDGDSVYRLFYDTIKGGDYRSREANVHRLAEVSVNIIDQCVAQGVPFAREYGGLLANRSFGGAQVSRTFYARGQTGQQLLLGAYSALSKMVGAGGVQLVTQHEMVDLVVVNGHAKGVITRDLITGQIVRHSADAVILATGGYGNTFNLSTYARGSNATAIWRAYKRGACFANPCFTQIHPTCIPVSGDYQSKLTLMSESLRNDGRIWVPKKKEDCGKDPNIIPEADRDYYLERIYPSFGNLAPRDVSSRAAKRMCDEGRGVGETGLGVYLDFSDAIKRLGEDAVRERYGNLFDIYHEITNENAYKTPMRIYPAVHYTMGGLWVDYNLMSNVPGLFVLGEANFSDHGANRLGASALMQGLADGYFVIPYTVGDYLASQKPNSKPSTDSAEFKQAEENVVGITKRLLSIKGKETVNHYHKRLGQIMWTGCGMARTKEGLAKAIQEIPKLREEFWANVNVPGSGDTLNQALERAGRVADFLEVGELMCRDALTREESCGGHFREEYQYPDGECKRDDEKFSHVAAWEYQGEGKAPVRNVEPLNYEFVKMSVRSYK, encoded by the coding sequence ATGGCCACGCTCGACTCCAAGATTCCTTCCGGCCCGCTCGCCGACAAGTGGACCAAGCACAAGGCGAACATCAAACTCGTCAATCCCGCCAACAAGCGGAAGTACGAGGTGATCGTGGTGGGCGCCGGCCTGGCCGGAGCCTCGGCCGCGGCGACCCTCGCCGAGCTCGGCTATCGCGTTAAGTGCATCGTCTTTCACGATAGCCCGCGGCGCGCGCACTCGATCGCGGCCCAGGGTGGCATTAACGCCGCCAAGAACTACCAGAACGACGGCGACAGCGTGTACCGGCTGTTCTACGACACGATCAAGGGCGGCGACTATCGCTCCCGCGAGGCCAACGTTCATCGCCTCGCTGAAGTCTCCGTCAATATCATCGACCAGTGTGTCGCGCAGGGCGTCCCGTTCGCCCGCGAATACGGCGGCCTCCTCGCGAATCGTTCCTTCGGTGGCGCGCAGGTCAGCCGCACGTTCTACGCCCGCGGCCAGACCGGCCAGCAGCTCCTCCTCGGCGCCTACTCGGCCCTCTCCAAGATGGTCGGCGCCGGCGGCGTTCAGCTTGTTACCCAGCATGAGATGGTCGACCTGGTCGTGGTCAATGGCCACGCCAAGGGCGTCATCACCCGCGATCTCATCACCGGCCAGATCGTCCGCCACTCGGCCGACGCGGTGATCCTGGCGACCGGCGGCTACGGCAACACCTTCAACCTGTCCACCTACGCGCGCGGCTCGAACGCCACCGCGATCTGGCGGGCCTACAAGCGCGGCGCCTGTTTCGCCAACCCGTGCTTCACGCAGATCCATCCGACCTGCATCCCGGTCAGCGGCGACTACCAGTCGAAGCTCACCCTCATGTCCGAGTCGCTCCGCAACGACGGCCGCATCTGGGTGCCGAAGAAGAAGGAAGACTGCGGCAAGGATCCGAACATCATCCCGGAAGCGGATCGCGACTATTATCTCGAGCGCATCTACCCGAGCTTCGGCAACCTGGCGCCTCGTGACGTCTCGTCCCGCGCGGCCAAGCGCATGTGCGATGAGGGCCGCGGCGTCGGCGAGACCGGTCTCGGGGTCTACCTCGACTTCTCGGATGCCATCAAGCGCCTCGGTGAGGACGCCGTGCGCGAGCGCTACGGCAACCTGTTCGACATCTATCACGAGATCACCAACGAGAACGCCTACAAGACGCCGATGCGGATCTATCCGGCGGTGCACTACACCATGGGCGGCCTCTGGGTTGACTATAACCTGATGTCCAATGTCCCCGGTCTGTTCGTGCTCGGCGAAGCCAACTTCTCCGATCACGGCGCGAACCGCCTCGGCGCCTCCGCGCTGATGCAGGGCCTCGCGGACGGCTACTTCGTCATTCCGTACACCGTCGGTGACTACCTCGCCTCCCAGAAGCCGAACTCCAAGCCGTCGACCGACAGCGCCGAGTTCAAGCAGGCCGAAGAGAACGTGGTCGGGATCACCAAGCGCCTCCTGTCCATCAAGGGCAAGGAGACCGTCAATCATTACCACAAACGCCTCGGCCAGATCATGTGGACCGGTTGCGGCATGGCCCGCACGAAGGAAGGCCTCGCCAAGGCCATCCAGGAGATTCCGAAGCTCCGCGAGGAATTCTGGGCCAACGTCAATGTCCCGGGTTCGGGCGACACCCTCAACCAGGCGCTCGAGCGCGCCGGTCGCGTGGCCGACTTCCTCGAGGTCGGCGAACTCATGTGCCGCGACGCGCTCACCCGCGAGGAGAGCTGCGGCGGTCACTTCCGCGAGGAGTACCAGTATCCGGACGGCGAGTGCAAACGTGACGACGAGAAGTTCTCGCATGTCGCCGCCTGGGAATACCAGGGCGAGGGCAAGGCGCCCGTCCGTAACGTGGAACCGCTCAACTACGAATTCGTGAAGATGAGCGTCCGCTCGTACAAATAA
- a CDS encoding cytochrome c3 family protein: MVDRTVVAPPQIAGATFVGTKECSQCHEDVAGHFDTATHAKLAFADAKVGSTGCEACHGPGSLHVKSGGGRGTIINPEKSPETCFQCHNDKQGEFSLPNSHAVMHGKMSCSDCHEPHKGNALKGHGATLEAETETCTKCHTSQKGPFIFKHNAMKEGCTSCHNPHGSVNQKMLVSPDANLCLRCHATVSTTHAINAGDRDHRANIQNGTCWGQGCHEAVHGSNSSEALRY; the protein is encoded by the coding sequence ATGGTGGATCGCACCGTGGTGGCTCCGCCTCAGATTGCGGGCGCCACATTTGTCGGCACCAAAGAATGTAGCCAATGCCACGAGGACGTGGCGGGCCACTTCGACACTGCCACCCATGCCAAGCTTGCTTTCGCCGACGCGAAGGTGGGCAGCACCGGCTGCGAAGCTTGCCACGGCCCGGGCAGCCTCCACGTGAAGTCCGGCGGCGGGCGGGGCACCATTATCAATCCCGAGAAGTCCCCGGAAACCTGCTTCCAATGTCACAACGACAAGCAGGGCGAGTTCTCGCTCCCGAACAGCCACGCCGTGATGCACGGCAAGATGAGCTGCTCGGACTGCCATGAGCCGCACAAGGGCAACGCCCTCAAGGGCCATGGCGCCACGCTCGAGGCCGAGACCGAGACCTGCACCAAGTGCCACACGTCCCAGAAGGGACCGTTCATCTTCAAGCACAACGCCATGAAGGAGGGCTGCACCTCTTGTCATAACCCGCACGGCTCCGTGAATCAGAAGATGCTCGTGTCGCCCGACGCGAATCTCTGCCTGCGCTGCCACGCCACGGTGTCCACGACGCATGCGATCAACGCCGGCGACCGCGACCATCGTGCGAACATCCAGAACGGCACGTGCTGGGGCCAGGGCTGCCACGAGGCGGTCCACGGCTCAAACTCCAGCGAGGCCCTGCGCTACTAA
- a CDS encoding cytochrome c: protein MKSTTRILALSLTFAAAAAISQAAPAAENWENLCARCHGADGKGQTKIGKKLNLKDYTDAKVQAEMKDADMVKAISAGVSENGKERMKAYKDELSAAEIDELVALVRKFKA from the coding sequence ATGAAATCCACCACCCGCATCCTCGCCTTGTCCCTCACCTTCGCCGCCGCGGCGGCGATCAGCCAGGCCGCTCCGGCCGCCGAGAACTGGGAAAACCTCTGTGCCCGGTGCCACGGCGCCGACGGCAAGGGTCAGACCAAGATCGGCAAAAAACTCAATTTGAAGGACTACACCGACGCCAAGGTGCAGGCCGAGATGAAGGACGCCGACATGGTCAAGGCGATCAGCGCCGGCGTGAGCGAGAACGGCAAGGAGCGCATGAAAGCCTACAAGGACGAGCTCTCGGCCGCCGAGATCGACGAGCTCGTGGCGCTGGTCCGCAAGTTCAAGGCCTGA
- a CDS encoding NapC/NirT family cytochrome c, which translates to MPETAPAQPAKPRSVFNNWISAIGGVLAVGALFSFAFLVWMDFSQGEKNPYLGILTYVVAPIFLIGGIGLTFLGAWMQRRYAIKHAANRPDRWQIDFSNRKQRRLIISFAFGGVAFLMLSAFGSYQTYHYSESTQFCGEVCHKAMAPEYVTYRRGSHARVECVECHVGSGAQWFVKAKINGTHQLIAYTLDNYKRPIETPIKNLRPAQDICEKCHWPEKFHGNIDVNYEHFLSDRKNTPFSVRMLMHVNTSQPGAPAGGIHWHVNPSTRVEYYAKDEKRQEIPWMRVVDTKDGTSRVFRTADFKGEPPADQIRTMDCMDCHNRPAHVFPTANDAVERSLFAGRLSAKLPKIKQVAVQALTETKIATADEAPQKIADFVRGKYPDREVATEVASTITELQAIYATTIFPERKADWRVYPNNIGHKDWPGCFRCHDDKHKTAQGQAVRSSDCTSCHTILAQGSGAALELLSAKGLKFAHPGGELDPELACSDCHNGGIQK; encoded by the coding sequence ATGCCTGAGACCGCCCCCGCCCAGCCCGCCAAGCCCCGCTCCGTCTTCAACAACTGGATCAGCGCCATCGGCGGTGTGCTCGCCGTGGGGGCGCTGTTCTCCTTCGCCTTCCTGGTCTGGATGGACTTCTCGCAGGGCGAGAAGAACCCGTACCTCGGCATTCTCACCTATGTGGTCGCACCGATCTTCCTGATCGGCGGCATCGGCCTGACGTTCCTCGGGGCATGGATGCAGCGCCGCTATGCGATCAAGCACGCGGCCAACCGCCCGGACCGGTGGCAGATTGATTTCTCCAATCGGAAGCAGCGGCGGCTGATCATCTCGTTCGCGTTCGGCGGCGTGGCGTTTCTCATGCTGAGCGCCTTCGGCAGCTACCAGACGTATCACTACTCGGAGTCGACGCAGTTCTGCGGCGAGGTCTGCCACAAGGCGATGGCCCCGGAATACGTGACCTACCGCCGCGGCTCGCATGCGCGCGTCGAGTGCGTGGAGTGCCACGTCGGCTCCGGCGCCCAGTGGTTCGTGAAGGCGAAGATCAACGGCACCCACCAGCTGATCGCGTACACGCTGGACAACTACAAGCGGCCGATCGAGACGCCGATCAAGAACCTGCGCCCGGCTCAGGACATCTGCGAAAAGTGCCACTGGCCGGAGAAGTTTCACGGCAACATCGACGTGAACTACGAGCACTTCCTCTCCGACCGGAAGAACACCCCCTTCAGCGTGCGCATGCTGATGCACGTGAACACCAGCCAGCCCGGCGCGCCGGCCGGCGGCATCCACTGGCACGTGAATCCCAGCACTCGCGTCGAATACTACGCCAAGGACGAGAAGCGGCAGGAGATTCCCTGGATGCGTGTGGTGGACACGAAGGACGGCACCTCGCGTGTCTTCCGCACCGCAGACTTCAAGGGCGAGCCGCCGGCGGACCAGATCCGCACCATGGACTGCATGGATTGCCACAACCGGCCGGCCCACGTCTTCCCGACCGCCAACGACGCCGTGGAGCGTTCACTGTTCGCCGGCCGCCTCAGCGCCAAGCTGCCCAAGATCAAGCAGGTCGCGGTGCAGGCGTTGACCGAGACGAAGATCGCGACCGCCGACGAGGCGCCGCAGAAGATCGCCGATTTCGTCCGCGGCAAATACCCCGACCGTGAGGTCGCGACCGAGGTCGCGAGCACGATCACGGAGCTGCAGGCCATCTACGCGACGACGATCTTCCCGGAACGGAAGGCCGACTGGCGCGTGTACCCGAACAACATCGGCCACAAGGACTGGCCCGGCTGCTTCCGCTGCCACGACGACAAGCACAAGACCGCCCAAGGGCAGGCCGTGCGCTCGAGCGATTGCACCTCCTGCCACACCATCCTGGCGCAGGGCAGCGGTGCCGCGCTCGAGCTACTCTCGGCGAAGGGCCTGAAATTCGCGCACCCCGGCGGCGAACTCGACCCCGAGCTCGCCTGCTCCGACTGCCACAACGGCGGTATCCAGAAATAG
- the lysA gene encoding diaminopimelate decarboxylase: MHHFHYAGPDLHCESVDLAAVAKLYGTPTYVYSATTIADNYRRLQQGLAGLDVQLCYAAKANSNLAVLKHLSNLGAAFDLVSGGELRRVLAAGGNVRQSVFAGVGKTEAEIKLALQNEIFAFHVESEPEMARINHVAGTLGVKAPISIRVNPDVDAKTHAKVTTGKSDNKFGIPLKYAAAAYEAAAKYPNLAIKGVQMHIGSQLTSIEPFVEAVQKLAPLAADLKARFGISYFSIGGGMGIIYRDALASGQAAWWESQPAETRPLTPESYGAALKPLLQPLGLKILLEHGRFLVGNAGVLLARVEHLKRGAGKNFLIVDAAMNDLVRPAMYDSYHEIVPLHRDSSRRALVADVVGPICESGDCFAKDRQLQEVGEGELIAFMSAGAYGHVMASRYNSRPLAAEVLVQGSSFELVNTRETFEHMIAGERVPAFLK, from the coding sequence ATGCATCACTTCCACTACGCCGGTCCTGATCTGCATTGCGAGTCGGTCGATCTGGCTGCCGTCGCGAAGCTTTATGGCACGCCGACTTACGTCTACAGTGCCACCACGATCGCGGACAACTACCGCCGGCTGCAGCAGGGGTTGGCCGGGCTCGATGTGCAGCTCTGCTATGCGGCGAAGGCCAACTCGAACCTGGCCGTGCTGAAGCACCTCTCGAACTTGGGCGCGGCGTTCGACCTGGTGAGTGGCGGTGAGCTCCGGCGGGTGCTGGCGGCGGGCGGCAACGTGCGGCAGAGCGTGTTCGCCGGCGTCGGCAAGACGGAGGCTGAGATCAAGCTCGCGCTCCAGAACGAGATCTTTGCCTTCCACGTCGAAAGCGAGCCCGAGATGGCCCGCATCAACCACGTCGCGGGCACTCTGGGCGTGAAGGCGCCCATCTCGATCCGCGTGAATCCGGACGTGGATGCGAAGACGCACGCGAAGGTCACCACGGGGAAGAGCGACAACAAGTTCGGCATTCCCCTCAAGTATGCCGCCGCTGCCTACGAGGCCGCCGCGAAATACCCGAATCTGGCGATCAAGGGCGTGCAGATGCACATCGGATCGCAGCTCACGTCGATCGAACCCTTCGTCGAAGCGGTGCAGAAGCTCGCGCCGCTCGCCGCCGACCTGAAGGCGCGCTTCGGCATCAGCTATTTTTCGATCGGTGGTGGCATGGGCATCATTTACCGCGACGCGCTCGCCTCCGGGCAGGCGGCATGGTGGGAGAGCCAACCGGCGGAGACGCGTCCACTGACGCCGGAGTCCTACGGCGCGGCGCTGAAGCCGCTCCTCCAGCCGCTTGGCCTGAAAATCCTCCTCGAGCACGGCCGTTTCCTGGTCGGCAACGCCGGCGTGCTCCTGGCGCGGGTCGAGCACCTGAAGCGCGGCGCCGGGAAGAACTTCCTGATCGTCGACGCGGCGATGAACGATCTGGTGCGCCCCGCGATGTACGACAGCTATCACGAGATTGTCCCGCTGCATCGTGACTCGTCGCGCCGCGCGCTTGTGGCGGATGTCGTGGGGCCGATCTGCGAGAGCGGCGACTGCTTTGCGAAGGACCGCCAGCTTCAGGAGGTGGGGGAGGGTGAACTGATCGCGTTCATGAGCGCGGGTGCCTACGGCCATGTGATGGCCAGCCGCTACAACAGCCGTCCGCTCGCGGCCGAGGTTCTCGTGCAGGGCAGTTCGTTCGAGCTGGTGAATACCCGCGAGACGTTCGAGCACATGATCGCCGGCGAACGTGTCCCGGCGTTTCTCAAGTGA
- a CDS encoding cytochrome c3 family protein: protein MSPFGTVSAAMRGSMRTPRCAFGAWLLASFLLGTLSIRAAEGPASAPAPSSSASCLECHSDETLSFKRGGKKISLFVDQKQAAKSVHGSLECVDCHEKFDGDAIPHRTPIAPVDCTSCHDDLGKKHAFHPRLAAKDIPAGEDTSCVACHGSHGIAAAKASPFLTSGAAQRDACGKCHTEARDHFVASAHGRALAAHEKSAPDCLTCHRAPVVAARDAKPTLEQKLAQTRQCESCHVDKPDVASHAIRGTKFVSLFESSVHGAALQKGDAKAANCVDCHGAHEMNRAMAADARINKLRVAETCGQCHEKTAHEFKDSVHAAALNKGNLDSATCTDCHGEHDILGRKDPNSPVHAANVAQQVCANCHASLKLTKKYGIASHTFQTFADSYHGLAVRGGSVEVVNCASCHSSHAIRSQDDPASSTNKANLVQTCGQCHPGANTRFAVGKVHVSPEAAKGSDGNDPILYIVSTLYIILIVVVVGGMFVHNLLDFIKKIRRKLAIQKGLIEEEHVAHRLYLRMTAHERVQHAILVLSFVTLVITGFMLRYPDAWWVVAIRNLSTEAFELRTWSHRIAGVVMILAGIWHIGYLFFTKPGRSLLRDLLPKWRDCTDPIGVLKYNLGLSPTKPAFGRFSYIEKAEYWALVWGTILMGITGAILWFENTSMGLFTKLGFDISRTVHFYEAILATLAIIVWHFYFVIFNPDIYPMNLSWLTGRMSEKEMLEEHPLELERLKQAEAQDEKPETKDKP from the coding sequence ATGTCGCCTTTCGGGACGGTCTCAGCCGCCATGCGCGGGTCGATGCGCACGCCGCGGTGTGCTTTCGGTGCGTGGCTCCTGGCCAGCTTTCTTCTCGGTACCCTGTCCATCCGCGCGGCCGAGGGCCCCGCGTCCGCGCCGGCTCCCAGCTCCAGCGCGAGCTGCCTCGAGTGCCACAGCGACGAGACGCTTTCGTTCAAGCGCGGCGGCAAGAAGATCTCCCTGTTCGTGGATCAGAAGCAGGCGGCCAAATCGGTGCACGGATCGCTCGAGTGCGTCGATTGCCACGAGAAGTTCGACGGCGATGCGATCCCGCATCGTACGCCGATCGCGCCGGTCGACTGCACCTCCTGCCACGACGACCTCGGCAAAAAGCACGCGTTTCATCCGCGACTCGCCGCGAAGGACATACCCGCGGGCGAAGATACCTCCTGCGTTGCCTGCCACGGCAGCCACGGCATCGCCGCGGCGAAGGCCTCGCCGTTTCTCACGAGCGGCGCCGCCCAGCGCGACGCCTGCGGCAAGTGCCACACCGAGGCGCGCGACCACTTCGTCGCCTCCGCTCATGGGCGCGCCCTTGCCGCTCATGAAAAGAGCGCTCCCGATTGCCTGACCTGCCATCGCGCGCCCGTCGTTGCGGCCCGGGACGCCAAGCCGACGCTCGAACAGAAACTCGCCCAGACCCGCCAGTGCGAATCCTGCCACGTCGACAAACCCGACGTCGCCAGCCACGCGATCCGCGGCACCAAGTTTGTCAGCCTGTTCGAATCGAGCGTCCACGGCGCCGCCCTGCAGAAGGGTGACGCCAAGGCGGCCAACTGCGTGGACTGCCACGGCGCGCACGAAATGAACCGCGCGATGGCCGCCGACGCGCGCATCAACAAGCTCCGCGTCGCCGAGACCTGCGGCCAGTGCCATGAGAAGACCGCGCACGAATTCAAGGACAGCGTCCACGCCGCCGCGCTGAACAAGGGCAATCTCGACTCGGCCACGTGCACCGATTGCCACGGCGAGCACGATATCCTCGGCCGCAAGGACCCCAACTCGCCGGTCCACGCCGCCAATGTCGCCCAGCAGGTCTGTGCCAACTGCCACGCCTCCCTCAAGCTTACCAAGAAGTACGGCATCGCCTCACACACCTTCCAGACCTTCGCCGACAGCTACCACGGGCTTGCGGTGCGCGGCGGCTCGGTCGAGGTCGTGAACTGCGCCAGTTGCCACAGTTCGCACGCGATTCGTTCCCAGGACGATCCCGCCTCCTCCACCAACAAGGCCAATCTGGTGCAGACCTGCGGCCAGTGTCACCCCGGGGCCAATACCCGCTTCGCCGTCGGCAAGGTCCACGTCAGCCCCGAGGCGGCCAAGGGCAGTGATGGCAACGACCCGATTCTCTACATTGTCTCCACGCTCTACATCATCCTGATCGTGGTCGTGGTCGGTGGCATGTTCGTCCACAACCTGCTCGACTTCATCAAGAAGATCCGCCGCAAGCTCGCGATCCAGAAGGGCCTCATCGAGGAGGAGCACGTGGCCCATCGCCTGTACCTGCGCATGACGGCGCACGAGCGCGTCCAGCACGCGATCCTGGTCCTCAGTTTCGTCACCCTGGTGATCACCGGCTTCATGCTCCGCTACCCGGATGCGTGGTGGGTCGTCGCGATCCGCAACCTGAGCACCGAGGCGTTCGAACTGCGCACCTGGTCGCACCGCATCGCCGGCGTGGTCATGATCCTCGCGGGCATCTGGCACATCGGCTACCTGTTCTTCACCAAGCCGGGGCGCTCGCTCCTGCGCGACCTCCTGCCGAAGTGGCGCGACTGCACCGATCCCATCGGCGTGTTGAAGTACAACCTGGGGCTCTCCCCGACGAAGCCCGCCTTCGGCCGCTTCTCCTACATCGAGAAGGCCGAGTACTGGGCCCTCGTCTGGGGCACGATCCTGATGGGCATCACGGGCGCCATCCTCTGGTTCGAGAACACCTCGATGGGCCTCTTCACGAAGCTCGGCTTCGACATCTCGCGCACGGTCCACTTCTACGAGGCCATCCTCGCGACGCTCGCAATCATCGTGTGGCACTTCTACTTCGTCATCTTCAACCCTGACATCTACCCGATGAACCTCTCCTGGCTCACCGGCCGCATGTCGGAGAAGGAAATGCTCGAGGAACACCCGCTCGAGCTCGAGCGGCTGAAGCAGGCCGAAGCGCAGGACGAAAAACCGGAGACGAAGGACAAGCCCTGA
- a CDS encoding NAD(P)H-dependent glycerol-3-phosphate dehydrogenase codes for MNFVVLGAGAWGTGFALHLLRAGQRVVLVPRRPEQAGVMTASRENADYLPGMPLPDEIDITADLGRALRDADAVLLACPAQALRETARRASAAAPADARIQLVLSLAKGLELGTHRRPSEVIAEAWPGITVGSLAGPTNALGVARGDPSAMVLATARSHAAVEAVQAAISGPTLRAYTSDDLAGVEFGGCLKNIYAIAAGCCDGLRLGDNTKAALLTRALTEMVRVGVSLGARAETFYGLSGFGDLVATCYGSWSRNREFGQRVGEGHAAADLIAHRRTVVEGYKTAEAFGELCLERGIDAPILQQVRAVLTDGRRPADAISALMTRELKPEHTAP; via the coding sequence ATGAACTTTGTTGTCCTTGGCGCCGGCGCTTGGGGAACCGGCTTTGCGCTGCATCTGCTTCGCGCCGGCCAGCGCGTCGTCCTGGTGCCGCGGCGACCCGAGCAGGCGGGCGTGATGACCGCGAGCCGGGAGAACGCGGATTACCTGCCCGGCATGCCGCTGCCGGATGAGATCGACATCACGGCGGATCTTGGTCGCGCCCTCCGTGACGCCGATGCCGTCCTGCTGGCCTGCCCGGCCCAGGCGCTGCGCGAAACCGCCCGGCGGGCGAGTGCGGCCGCGCCGGCCGACGCGCGAATCCAACTGGTTCTGAGTCTCGCCAAGGGCCTCGAGCTCGGCACCCACCGCCGGCCCTCCGAGGTCATCGCGGAGGCGTGGCCAGGGATCACGGTCGGATCACTGGCGGGCCCGACCAATGCGCTGGGCGTCGCCCGGGGCGACCCCTCTGCGATGGTGCTCGCCACCGCGCGATCGCACGCCGCCGTGGAGGCGGTGCAGGCGGCGATCAGCGGACCGACCTTGCGGGCGTACACGAGCGACGACTTGGCCGGCGTCGAGTTCGGCGGCTGCCTCAAGAACATCTATGCAATCGCCGCCGGCTGCTGTGATGGCCTGCGGCTCGGCGACAACACCAAGGCTGCGCTGCTCACCCGCGCACTCACGGAGATGGTGCGCGTGGGCGTGTCCCTCGGCGCCCGGGCGGAGACCTTTTACGGGCTGAGCGGTTTCGGTGACCTCGTGGCCACGTGCTATGGCAGCTGGAGCCGCAATCGCGAATTTGGCCAGCGGGTGGGGGAGGGCCACGCGGCGGCCGACTTGATCGCCCACCGCCGTACGGTCGTCGAAGGCTACAAGACGGCGGAGGCCTTCGGCGAGCTCTGCCTCGAGCGAGGAATCGATGCTCCGATTCTTCAACAGGTGCGCGCCGTGTTGACCGACGGACGCCGTCCGGCTGATGCGATCTCCGCATTGATGACGCGCGAGCTGAAGCCGGAGCACACCGCGCCGTAG
- a CDS encoding histidinol-phosphatase, whose protein sequence is MASTPLLYESHCHTPLCKHATGLPVEYARKAAARGLRGIIFTDHCPLPDGISARVRMAPEQFDEYVALIALAREEMAGQVDVRLGLESDYYPGVEPWLEQLHERVPLHYVIGSVHPQVPEYRARFFHGDWFEYQTTYFQHLAESAETGLYDALAHPDLVKNEQPSAWSYRRIEPAIERALDRIAQTGVAMELNTSGVNKALPEMNPSVAMLTLMQARGIPVVLGADAHRPERVGDGYEVALRTLRSVGYTEVRYFLERRPQIVAIDAALASLA, encoded by the coding sequence ATGGCCTCCACTCCTCTGCTCTACGAATCCCACTGCCACACGCCCCTCTGCAAACATGCGACGGGCCTGCCGGTGGAGTATGCGCGCAAGGCGGCTGCGCGCGGCCTCCGTGGCATCATCTTCACCGATCACTGTCCGCTGCCTGACGGGATTTCCGCCCGGGTGCGCATGGCCCCCGAACAATTCGACGAGTACGTCGCGCTCATCGCCCTCGCGCGCGAGGAGATGGCCGGCCAGGTCGACGTTCGGCTCGGGCTCGAGAGCGATTACTATCCCGGCGTCGAGCCCTGGCTCGAGCAACTGCACGAGCGCGTGCCGTTGCACTATGTGATCGGCTCCGTCCATCCGCAGGTGCCGGAGTACCGCGCCCGCTTCTTTCACGGCGACTGGTTCGAGTACCAGACGACGTATTTCCAGCACCTCGCGGAGTCGGCTGAGACCGGGCTGTACGACGCGCTGGCCCACCCGGATTTGGTGAAAAACGAGCAGCCTTCCGCCTGGTCGTACCGCCGGATCGAGCCGGCCATCGAGCGTGCCCTCGATCGCATCGCCCAGACTGGCGTGGCGATGGAACTCAACACCTCCGGCGTGAACAAGGCGCTGCCGGAGATGAACCCGAGCGTTGCCATGCTTACGCTCATGCAGGCGCGGGGCATCCCCGTCGTGCTCGGCGCTGATGCCCACCGACCCGAGCGCGTGGGCGACGGCTACGAGGTGGCGCTCCGCACACTCCGCTCCGTGGGCTACACGGAGGTTCGCTACTTCCTCGAACGCAGGCCGCAGATCGTCGCCATCGACGCGGCCCTCGCGTCGCTGGCTTAG